Proteins found in one Hypericibacter terrae genomic segment:
- a CDS encoding class I SAM-dependent methyltransferase: protein MYRHAGSCPICETAVTFASGNAWYRDNLRCPLCWSVVRERALALALDAVAPDWRGLAIHESSPARRGISVKLRREAPGYVASQFFRFGCLEAMLRGGRHEDLAAQRFPDGRFDLVIALDVMEHVFEPAKVYREVYRTLKPGGYCLLTFPIDKNQAEAARRRAERTKLGFVRHLVEPPQYHGGSIGRARALVTFDYGYAIGHQIPKWAPFEVDIRHFHDEDHGILGEYTDVVICRRPA, encoded by the coding sequence ATGTATCGTCACGCCGGCTCCTGTCCGATCTGCGAGACGGCGGTCACGTTCGCCTCCGGCAACGCGTGGTATCGCGACAATCTTCGCTGTCCGCTGTGCTGGTCGGTGGTGCGCGAACGGGCCCTGGCCCTTGCGCTCGACGCGGTGGCACCCGACTGGCGCGGGCTCGCGATTCATGAATCTTCGCCGGCCCGCCGCGGCATCTCGGTCAAGCTCCGGCGCGAGGCGCCCGGCTATGTCGCTTCGCAATTCTTCCGCTTCGGATGCCTCGAGGCGATGCTCCGCGGCGGCCGGCATGAAGACCTGGCCGCGCAGAGGTTTCCCGATGGGCGCTTCGATCTCGTGATCGCGCTCGACGTGATGGAGCATGTGTTCGAGCCGGCCAAGGTCTATCGCGAGGTCTATCGGACCTTGAAGCCCGGCGGCTATTGTCTGCTGACATTCCCAATCGACAAGAACCAGGCCGAGGCGGCGCGCCGGCGCGCGGAGCGTACGAAGCTGGGATTTGTCCGCCATCTCGTCGAGCCGCCCCAATATCATGGCGGCTCGATCGGTCGGGCGCGCGCCCTGGTCACCTTCGACTATGGCTATGCGATCGGGCACCAGATCCCGAAATGGGCGCCCTTCGAGGTCGACATCCGGCATTTTCACGACGAAGATCATGGGATCCTCGGGGAGTATACGGATGTCGTGATTTGCCGCCGCCCCGCATGA
- a CDS encoding SMI1/KNR4 family protein produces the protein MTMTPEDRKSLLVDFNGNPPATPASLRLFEMTAGLALPQDYVDFLRYENGGEGFIGSAYLILWRVEELLELNRAYQVTDYAPGLLLFGSDGGGEAFAFDRRSDIAPVVLVPFVGMDLKLIRPLASTFTAFLEAMPRLSI, from the coding sequence ATGACCATGACTCCAGAGGACAGGAAAAGTCTGCTCGTGGATTTTAATGGCAATCCCCCGGCAACGCCGGCTTCGCTTCGATTGTTCGAAATGACGGCGGGGCTGGCGTTGCCTCAAGACTATGTCGATTTTCTTCGGTACGAGAACGGCGGTGAAGGGTTCATCGGCAGCGCGTATCTCATCCTTTGGCGTGTGGAGGAGCTACTTGAGTTAAACAGGGCCTACCAAGTCACAGATTATGCGCCTGGTTTGCTTCTGTTTGGCTCAGATGGCGGAGGTGAAGCTTTTGCCTTCGACAGACGCTCTGATATTGCGCCTGTTGTGCTCGTTCCATTCGTTGGAATGGATCTGAAATTGATCCGCCCCTTGGCTTCGACCTTCACGGCATTCCTTGAAGCGATGCCGCGACTCTCGATCTGA
- a CDS encoding chloride channel protein, with the protein MTLFSARHIRHLKALAARWRRRALFLLGGVAVGAVAVMLTLLADRAQLAFHQLLQQWRYASLIVTPAGFGLAVYLTLRFFPNSQGSGIPQAIAARELEGYDQRHALVSIRIAIGKILVTLLGLLCGASAGREGPTVQVGASIMFALGRLSPRRQPGLILAGAAAGVAAAFNTPLAGIVFGIEELSRAFELRTSGLVIGAVIAAGLTATALLGDYSYFGHNSDMLHTAAEWLAVPVCGVVGGLMGGIFSRILVLLAGGLPGRIGGWIKRQPVVFAVLCGVGVALCGMASGDTTFGTGYEQIKSVLADGTALPWSFAILKLAATILTSISGIPGGIFSPSLAIGGGIGINLGAIFTSVPVGVMILLGMVAYFAGVVQAPITAFVIVTEMTDNHAMMVPLMATALIASSASRLICPEGVYHALAKNFVRQAQPAARDRSEPPPGVS; encoded by the coding sequence GTGACCCTCTTCTCCGCCCGACATATCCGGCATCTCAAGGCGCTCGCAGCCCGCTGGCGGCGGCGCGCCTTGTTCCTGCTGGGCGGCGTCGCCGTCGGCGCCGTGGCGGTGATGCTGACCCTGCTGGCCGACAGGGCCCAGCTGGCGTTCCACCAGTTGCTGCAGCAATGGCGCTACGCGTCGCTGATCGTAACGCCGGCCGGGTTCGGACTGGCCGTCTATCTGACGCTGCGCTTCTTTCCGAACTCGCAGGGCAGCGGTATTCCCCAGGCCATCGCAGCCCGCGAACTCGAGGGCTACGACCAGCGTCACGCGCTGGTCTCGATCCGGATCGCGATCGGCAAGATCCTGGTGACGCTGCTGGGGCTGCTCTGCGGCGCCTCGGCCGGCCGCGAGGGACCGACCGTCCAGGTCGGGGCGTCGATCATGTTCGCGCTGGGCCGGCTTTCGCCTCGCCGCCAGCCGGGGCTGATCCTCGCCGGGGCCGCGGCCGGCGTCGCCGCGGCCTTCAACACGCCGCTTGCCGGCATCGTGTTCGGCATCGAGGAACTGAGTCGCGCCTTCGAGCTGCGCACCAGCGGGCTCGTCATCGGTGCGGTCATCGCCGCCGGCCTGACCGCGACGGCGCTGCTCGGCGACTACAGCTATTTCGGACATAACTCGGACATGCTCCACACCGCGGCCGAATGGCTGGCCGTCCCGGTCTGCGGCGTGGTCGGCGGCCTGATGGGCGGGATCTTCAGCCGGATCCTGGTGCTGCTGGCCGGCGGGCTGCCCGGCAGGATCGGCGGATGGATCAAGCGGCAGCCCGTGGTCTTCGCGGTGCTCTGCGGTGTCGGCGTCGCGCTCTGCGGCATGGCCTCGGGCGATACCACCTTCGGCACCGGCTATGAGCAGATCAAGTCCGTCCTTGCCGACGGTACAGCCCTGCCCTGGAGTTTCGCGATTCTCAAGCTCGCGGCGACGATCCTGACCTCCATCAGCGGCATCCCGGGCGGCATCTTTTCGCCCTCGCTCGCCATCGGCGGCGGCATCGGCATCAATCTCGGCGCGATCTTCACCAGCGTGCCGGTGGGCGTGATGATTCTGCTCGGCATGGTGGCCTATTTCGCCGGCGTGGTGCAGGCGCCGATCACGGCCTTCGTCATCGTGACCGAGATGACCGACAATCACGCCATGATGGTGCCGCTCATGGCGACGGCCCTCATCGCCTCGAGCGCGTCGCGGCTCATCTGTCCGGAAGGCGTCTATCACGCGCTGGCGAAGAATTTCGTGAGGCAGGCCCAGCCAGCGGCGCGGGACCGGTCGGAGCCGCCGCCCGGCGTCAGCTGA
- a CDS encoding ABC transporter permease: MSDPIPPRRGAPEGPAMGSGTESLPVILMSGHAHAWSRAAFATAFADIRDGVVTWRISALMGWSELRRRYHRSLLGPFWITLSMAIFILLVGGVFSQLASTSLRSFMPYVATGYVTWLLLASFVSDGCNVFIAATRFLRQMRLPKSTFVLAMVWRDLMVFAHNLPVVLIILAVCGIRPTLWTLMLIPAVMATAAAGVILGLVLGMVASRFRDLIPIVTSLLQLTFFLTPVLYAPAHLGQAGDLLYLNPATHFVGIMRSGFLGEAPSLLNWLAVLGMLVAGGLAGFLMFVRFRARITYWV; encoded by the coding sequence ATGTCCGATCCGATACCGCCTCGCCGGGGCGCACCCGAAGGCCCCGCCATGGGCTCGGGCACCGAGTCGCTCCCCGTCATCCTCATGAGCGGGCACGCGCATGCCTGGAGCCGGGCCGCCTTTGCGACCGCCTTCGCGGACATCCGCGATGGCGTGGTCACCTGGCGGATCTCGGCCCTCATGGGCTGGAGCGAACTGCGGCGGCGCTATCATCGCTCGCTGCTGGGGCCGTTCTGGATCACCCTCAGCATGGCGATTTTCATCCTGCTGGTCGGCGGAGTGTTCTCGCAGCTGGCGAGCACCAGCTTGCGCAGCTTCATGCCTTACGTCGCCACCGGCTACGTCACCTGGCTGCTGCTGGCCTCCTTCGTTTCCGACGGCTGCAACGTCTTCATCGCGGCCACGCGCTTTCTGCGCCAGATGCGGCTGCCGAAAAGCACCTTCGTCCTCGCCATGGTCTGGCGCGATCTGATGGTCTTCGCCCATAACCTGCCGGTGGTGCTGATCATCCTCGCCGTCTGCGGCATTCGCCCGACCCTCTGGACGCTGATGCTCATCCCGGCGGTGATGGCGACGGCGGCGGCCGGCGTGATCCTCGGCCTGGTGCTGGGCATGGTCGCATCGCGATTCCGCGACCTGATCCCGATCGTCACCAGCCTGCTGCAGCTGACCTTCTTCCTGACCCCGGTCCTCTATGCGCCGGCCCATCTGGGCCAGGCGGGCGACCTGCTCTATCTGAATCCCGCCACCCACTTCGTCGGCATCATGCGGTCAGGCTTCCTCGGCGAGGCGCCCTCGCTGCTGAACTGGCTGGCGGTCCTGGGAATGCTGGTCGCCGGCGGCCTGGCCGGCTTCCTCATGTTCGTGCGCTTTCGCGCCCGCATCACCTACTGGGTTTGA
- a CDS encoding DMT family transporter — translation MTPSTLPTQHRMQAIFLLLGAMAILPLMDAIAKHLSHDMSLWQITWARFTFHVLWLAPAFLARHRTRELLPARSGLQVLRGLCLTASTFLFFAGVAYMPIADTLALSFVSPLTVTLLSPFLLGEKVGIRRLSAVGVGLLGALVIIRPGLSVFQPAALFGISTGLIYAFYVIITRRLAGTAPALVTLAYTALLGMVGTSLVVPFFWVPPTLEQWGLMVALGAIAALGHWLVILAYERGEASMLSPFSYAEMIGAVTVGYLVFGDFPDRWTWVGIAILIGSGVYISIREHRVSPRPAAAAKEPEEITAG, via the coding sequence ATGACCCCCAGCACACTGCCGACCCAGCATCGGATGCAGGCGATCTTCCTGCTGCTGGGCGCCATGGCGATCCTGCCGCTGATGGATGCGATCGCGAAGCATCTGAGCCACGACATGTCGCTGTGGCAGATCACCTGGGCGCGCTTCACCTTCCATGTGCTGTGGCTGGCGCCGGCCTTCCTGGCCCGCCACCGGACCCGCGAGTTGCTGCCGGCGCGCTCGGGGCTTCAGGTCCTGCGCGGCCTCTGCCTGACCGCCTCGACCTTCCTTTTCTTTGCCGGCGTCGCCTACATGCCGATCGCCGATACCCTGGCGCTGAGCTTCGTCTCGCCGCTGACGGTCACCCTGCTGTCACCGTTCCTGCTGGGAGAGAAGGTGGGCATCCGGCGGCTGAGCGCGGTCGGCGTGGGACTGCTGGGGGCCCTCGTGATCATCCGCCCCGGACTCAGCGTGTTCCAGCCTGCCGCCCTCTTCGGCATCAGCACGGGGCTGATCTATGCGTTCTACGTCATCATCACGCGACGCCTGGCCGGGACGGCCCCGGCCCTGGTGACGCTCGCCTATACGGCACTGCTGGGCATGGTCGGCACCAGCCTGGTCGTGCCGTTCTTCTGGGTGCCGCCCACGCTCGAGCAATGGGGCCTGATGGTGGCGCTGGGGGCGATCGCGGCCCTCGGGCACTGGCTCGTCATCCTCGCCTATGAGCGCGGCGAAGCCTCCATGCTGTCGCCCTTCTCCTATGCCGAGATGATCGGCGCCGTCACGGTGGGCTATCTGGTCTTCGGCGATTTCCCCGACCGCTGGACCTGGGTCGGTATCGCGATCCTGATCGGCAGCGGAGTCTATATCTCGATCCGCGAGCACCGCGTCTCGCCCCGGCCTGCCGCGGCGGCAAAAGAACCCGAAGAGATCACCGCCGGCTGA
- a CDS encoding DHA2 family efflux MFS transporter permease subunit, giving the protein MTDSDRKPDEHQFATVRNPRLRLLIPLVVAIAFLMEQLDATIITTAIPDMARSLGTTPLRMNLAVTTYVLTLAVFIPVSGWFADRFGARRIFVLSLVVFTIGSCLCGVADSFAMLVATRALQGFGGAMMTPVGRLILLRSFPRDQFFTAMIYMSLPALVGPVIGPLLGGVITTYASWRWIFYINIPFGCAGILLALRYVEEIRGDKRVRFDFPGFLMVGAGVALLQYGIENVGRPTIPTPAIIAVLIAAALFLLAFIRYARKVAAPAVDLTLFRLRSFRIGTLAGGLARIGMNGVPYLLPLMLQVGFGMSPVMSGSLTFVTSFGALAIRPISTRLLRTLGFDRLLFWSALLGAAVIAGFALIGPDTPYWVIALYIAFFGLLRSAQFMTSNTLSYAEMPSDKLSRATSLGGVLQQLTVSFGVSLSAMLLGLLTTEGAPLTTARFHEVFLLMAIIPLLALPGFRFLKPEDGMEVSGHRRAAKDG; this is encoded by the coding sequence ATGACCGATTCCGACCGCAAGCCGGACGAACATCAGTTCGCCACGGTCCGCAATCCCCGCCTGCGTCTGCTCATCCCCCTGGTCGTCGCGATCGCGTTCCTGATGGAACAGCTGGATGCGACGATCATCACGACCGCCATTCCGGATATGGCGCGCAGCCTGGGCACGACGCCGCTGCGGATGAACCTGGCGGTGACGACCTACGTCCTCACCCTGGCCGTGTTCATTCCCGTGAGCGGCTGGTTCGCCGATCGCTTCGGCGCGCGCCGGATCTTCGTGCTGTCGCTGGTGGTCTTCACCATCGGCTCCTGCCTCTGCGGCGTCGCGGACAGTTTCGCCATGCTGGTGGCGACCCGCGCCTTGCAGGGCTTCGGCGGCGCCATGATGACGCCCGTGGGGCGGCTGATCCTGCTGCGCAGCTTCCCGCGCGACCAGTTCTTCACGGCGATGATCTATATGAGCCTGCCGGCCCTGGTCGGACCGGTGATCGGTCCGCTGCTGGGTGGCGTGATCACGACCTACGCCTCATGGCGCTGGATCTTCTATATCAACATTCCGTTCGGCTGTGCCGGCATCCTGCTGGCCTTGCGCTATGTGGAGGAGATTCGCGGCGACAAGCGGGTGCGGTTCGACTTCCCCGGCTTTTTGATGGTGGGAGCGGGCGTGGCGCTCCTGCAATACGGCATCGAGAATGTCGGCCGGCCGACGATCCCGACCCCCGCCATCATCGCCGTTCTGATCGCCGCCGCCCTGTTCCTGCTGGCCTTCATCCGCTATGCGCGCAAGGTGGCGGCACCCGCCGTCGATCTGACCCTGTTCCGGCTGCGCTCCTTCCGGATCGGGACGCTTGCGGGCGGCCTCGCCCGTATCGGCATGAACGGCGTGCCTTACCTTCTGCCGCTCATGCTCCAGGTCGGTTTCGGCATGAGCCCGGTCATGTCGGGCTCGCTAACCTTCGTCACCAGTTTCGGGGCGCTGGCGATCCGTCCCATCTCCACGCGCCTGCTGCGCACGCTGGGTTTCGACCGTTTGCTGTTCTGGAGCGCGCTCCTGGGCGCCGCCGTGATCGCCGGCTTCGCTCTCATCGGGCCGGACACGCCCTACTGGGTCATCGCGCTCTATATCGCGTTCTTCGGATTGCTGCGTTCGGCGCAGTTCATGACTTCGAACACGCTCTCCTACGCCGAGATGCCGTCCGACAAGCTCAGCCGTGCCACCAGCCTGGGCGGGGTGCTGCAGCAGCTCACTGTCAGCTTCGGCGTCTCGCTCAGCGCCATGCTGCTGGGCCTGCTCACCACGGAAGGTGCGCCGCTCACCACCGCGCGCTTCCACGAGGTGTTCCTGCTGATGGCGATCATCCCGCTCCTGGCGCTCCCCGGTTTCCGCTTCCTCAAACCGGAAGACGGCATGGAGGTCAGCGGCCACCGCCGCGCCGCGAAAGACGGCTAG
- a CDS encoding ABC transporter ATP-binding protein, giving the protein MARIQLDQVSVDLPVYSAGSRSLKARLLPSSRVAPGPRHQILVHALREITCEFNAGDHVALVGRNGAGKSTLLSVLAGIYEPAYGRVRIEGRIAALLDLSLGMEEDATGEENVTMRGRLLGMSPDEISARMEEIIEFAALGDHIHLPLRTYSSGMRLRLAFAVSTCVAPDVLLLDEVIGVGDAQFAKKAAERMQRLIQRTQILVVASHNTQLLAELCNKAIWLEGGRVREMGLASEIMAAYQQS; this is encoded by the coding sequence ATGGCGCGGATCCAACTCGACCAGGTCTCGGTGGACCTGCCGGTCTATAGCGCGGGATCCCGCTCCCTGAAGGCAAGGCTGCTTCCTTCCAGCCGCGTCGCGCCGGGCCCGCGCCATCAGATCCTGGTGCATGCGCTGCGGGAAATCACCTGCGAATTCAATGCCGGCGACCATGTCGCGCTGGTCGGCCGCAACGGCGCCGGCAAATCGACGCTGCTCTCGGTGCTGGCCGGGATCTACGAGCCGGCCTATGGCCGGGTCCGGATCGAAGGGCGGATCGCGGCGCTGCTCGATCTGAGCCTCGGGATGGAGGAGGACGCGACCGGAGAGGAAAACGTCACCATGCGCGGCCGCCTGCTCGGCATGAGCCCGGATGAGATCAGCGCGCGCATGGAGGAGATCATCGAGTTCGCGGCGCTGGGCGACCATATTCACCTGCCGCTCAGGACCTACTCGAGCGGAATGCGGCTGCGCCTCGCCTTCGCGGTCTCGACCTGCGTGGCGCCCGACGTGCTTCTGCTCGACGAAGTCATCGGCGTCGGCGACGCGCAGTTCGCCAAGAAGGCGGCCGAGAGAATGCAGCGGTTGATCCAACGCACCCAGATCCTGGTGGTGGCTTCGCACAACACGCAGTTGCTGGCGGAGCTCTGCAACAAGGCCATCTGGCTCGAGGGCGGACGCGTGCGCGAGATGGGCCTCGCATCGGAAATCATGGCCGCCTACCAGCAATCCTGA
- the map gene encoding type I methionyl aminopeptidase, producing MTPNDVAHDWRPEERRIKIHGPEDFAGMRVAGRLAAETLDFIAPHVVPGVTTGELDRLCHDFIVGHGAIPAPLNYRGFPKSICTSINHVVCHGIPGDKKLMNGDILNIDVTTIVDGWHGDTNRMFYVGETGVKARRLCEVTYEAMMRGIEVVRPGATLGDIGHAIQSFAEGHRYSVVRDFCGHGIGRVFHDAPSVLHFGRKGSGPALREGMFFTIEPMINAGRFEVKLLDDGWTAVTRDRSLSAQFEHSIGVTANGFEIFTLSPKGWNQPPFPA from the coding sequence ATGACCCCGAACGATGTTGCCCATGACTGGCGCCCCGAAGAACGCCGAATCAAGATCCACGGGCCCGAGGATTTCGCCGGCATGCGCGTCGCGGGCCGGCTGGCCGCCGAAACCCTGGATTTCATCGCGCCTCATGTCGTGCCGGGCGTGACCACGGGCGAGCTGGACCGGTTGTGCCACGACTTCATCGTCGGCCATGGCGCCATCCCAGCGCCGCTCAATTATCGCGGCTTTCCGAAGTCGATCTGCACCTCGATCAACCACGTGGTCTGCCACGGCATCCCCGGCGACAAGAAGCTGATGAACGGGGACATCCTCAATATCGACGTGACGACGATCGTCGATGGCTGGCATGGCGATACCAACCGCATGTTCTATGTCGGCGAGACCGGCGTGAAGGCGCGGCGCCTGTGCGAGGTGACCTACGAGGCGATGATGCGCGGCATCGAGGTGGTGCGTCCGGGTGCCACGCTGGGCGATATCGGCCATGCCATCCAGAGCTTCGCCGAGGGCCATCGCTATTCGGTCGTCCGCGACTTCTGCGGGCACGGGATCGGTCGCGTTTTCCACGACGCGCCGAGCGTGCTTCATTTCGGCCGCAAGGGCAGCGGCCCCGCCTTGCGCGAAGGCATGTTCTTCACCATCGAGCCGATGATCAATGCCGGCCGCTTCGAGGTGAAGCTGCTCGACGACGGCTGGACCGCCGTGACGCGCGACCGCTCGCTCTCGGCCCAGTTCGAGCACAGCATCGGCGTCACCGCCAACGGATTCGAGATCTTCACGCTCTCGCCCAAGGGCTGGAACCAGCCACCCTTTCCGGCCTAG
- a CDS encoding competence/damage-inducible protein A, whose protein sequence is MSQDSPSVPAATAAVLIIGNEILSGRTQDVNLAYLAKELSALGIPVREARVVPDIEAEIVAAVNAVRARYTYVFTTGGIGPTHDDITSGCVAKAFGVELVLDPEAVALLRRHYTGDQLNEARLRMATVPKGSRLIENPVSTAPGFQIGNVYVLAGVPAIMRAMFDGLKDGLKGGPPVSSRTVSTYLGEGVIAQALGALQQRFPKVDIGSYPFFRRGKFGTSLVARGTDEAELDQVAEGLRALIRDEGGDPFEGEIS, encoded by the coding sequence ATGTCCCAGGATTCGCCTTCGGTACCCGCCGCGACCGCCGCGGTTCTCATCATCGGCAACGAGATCCTGTCGGGTCGGACCCAGGACGTGAACCTGGCCTATCTGGCCAAGGAGCTGAGCGCGCTCGGCATTCCCGTGCGCGAGGCCCGGGTCGTCCCCGATATCGAGGCCGAGATCGTCGCGGCGGTGAATGCCGTTCGCGCCCGCTACACTTACGTCTTCACGACCGGGGGCATCGGTCCTACCCATGACGACATCACTTCGGGCTGCGTCGCCAAGGCTTTCGGCGTCGAGCTGGTGCTGGATCCCGAGGCCGTCGCCCTGTTGCGCCGCCACTATACCGGCGACCAGTTGAACGAGGCCCGGCTGCGCATGGCGACCGTGCCCAAAGGCAGCCGGTTGATCGAGAACCCGGTCTCGACGGCGCCGGGATTCCAGATCGGCAACGTCTATGTGCTGGCGGGCGTGCCGGCGATCATGCGCGCCATGTTCGACGGGCTCAAAGACGGGCTCAAGGGCGGCCCCCCGGTCTCCTCGCGCACGGTCAGCACCTATCTGGGCGAGGGCGTGATCGCGCAGGCCCTGGGCGCGCTCCAGCAGCGTTTCCCCAAGGTCGATATCGGCAGCTATCCGTTCTTCCGGCGCGGCAAGTTCGGCACCAGCCTGGTCGCGCGGGGCACCGACGAGGCCGAGCTCGACCAGGTCGCGGAGGGCCTGCGGGCCCTGATCCGCGACGAGGGCGGCGATCCCTTCGAGGGCGAGATCAGCTGA
- a CDS encoding sensor histidine kinase, with translation MFDFSIPTAIASTIGIALVVTLTMLQLRLATGRPEYGYWTFAYVCYFLRQVTQFLLATGLISFAAGPDILVALYFGFVWCGVRTFLGKNRHPVDVMAAVGVVSIWSVFARLDQMPFLWATLPIYLVGMAVMAHLAYEFWRRRSLPHGEGLAILGVLFMLRAVHFGNYPFLRHVEWFAPWGFFLSAWLDIAIGVTLLVTAQRREKHKAQRLAGSLQSENELRRETESRLREANETLSEFAARLEIEKDQAKAANRAKSEFLANMSHEFRTPLNAIIGFAEILVAAKSKGLDREANDYLNHILVSGKHLNKLISSILDLCRLEAGRWPIEPRILDFSALLKEGVGMLAPEIEQKRLQVTVDADPADSRLLSDPTALRQIVIGILGNAIKFTPEGGRIALTLKRDPRGSTTLVIADTGIGIAAEDLPRIFDLFWQGDASLTKRYEGVGVGLPLTKRLVEMLAGQIWVSSVPGRGTTVTIELPECGPGVAPSKPGPIPAGIVADLHRLAAAYPSEEAFGSVARAESPAGGAAAPTARRASL, from the coding sequence ATGTTCGATTTTTCCATACCGACGGCGATCGCATCCACGATCGGCATTGCCCTGGTCGTGACCCTGACGATGCTGCAACTGCGGCTCGCGACCGGCCGGCCGGAGTATGGCTATTGGACATTTGCCTACGTCTGCTATTTCCTCCGCCAGGTCACGCAGTTCCTGCTCGCAACCGGCCTGATCTCCTTCGCCGCCGGTCCCGATATCCTGGTCGCGCTGTATTTCGGGTTCGTCTGGTGCGGCGTCCGCACCTTCCTCGGCAAGAACCGCCATCCGGTCGATGTGATGGCCGCGGTTGGCGTCGTTTCGATCTGGTCGGTCTTCGCGCGGCTCGATCAGATGCCGTTCCTGTGGGCTACGCTCCCGATCTACCTGGTCGGCATGGCCGTGATGGCGCATCTGGCCTATGAGTTCTGGCGCCGCCGGTCGCTGCCCCATGGCGAGGGCCTTGCGATTCTCGGCGTCCTTTTCATGCTGCGCGCCGTCCATTTCGGCAATTACCCGTTCCTGCGCCATGTCGAGTGGTTCGCGCCCTGGGGCTTCTTCCTCAGCGCCTGGCTCGATATCGCCATCGGTGTGACCCTGCTGGTCACGGCGCAGCGCCGAGAGAAACACAAAGCCCAGCGTCTCGCCGGATCGCTCCAGTCCGAGAACGAATTGCGCCGCGAAACCGAGAGTCGGCTGCGCGAGGCCAACGAGACCTTGAGCGAGTTCGCGGCAAGGCTCGAGATCGAGAAGGATCAGGCCAAGGCCGCCAATCGCGCGAAAAGCGAGTTTCTCGCCAATATGAGCCACGAGTTCCGCACGCCGCTCAACGCCATCATCGGCTTCGCCGAGATCCTGGTCGCCGCCAAATCCAAGGGTCTCGACCGGGAGGCAAACGATTACCTCAACCACATCCTGGTCAGCGGCAAGCATCTCAACAAGCTGATCTCGAGCATCCTCGATCTCTGCCGGCTGGAAGCCGGCCGTTGGCCGATCGAACCCCGCATCCTCGATTTCAGCGCGCTGCTCAAGGAGGGCGTCGGCATGCTGGCGCCGGAGATTGAGCAGAAGCGGTTGCAAGTGACGGTCGATGCCGATCCCGCCGACAGCCGTCTGCTCAGCGATCCCACGGCCTTGCGGCAGATCGTGATCGGCATCCTGGGCAACGCCATCAAGTTCACGCCGGAAGGCGGCCGGATCGCCTTGACCTTGAAGCGCGATCCGCGCGGCAGCACGACGCTCGTAATCGCCGACACGGGCATCGGCATCGCGGCCGAGGATCTGCCGCGGATCTTCGATCTGTTCTGGCAGGGCGACGCGTCGCTGACCAAACGCTATGAGGGCGTGGGCGTCGGTCTCCCGCTCACCAAGCGGCTGGTCGAGATGCTGGCCGGCCAGATCTGGGTTTCGAGCGTGCCGGGGCGCGGCACGACCGTGACGATCGAGCTGCCGGAATGCGGGCCCGGTGTGGCGCCGTCGAAGCCCGGTCCGATCCCGGCCGGCATCGTCGCCGACCTGCATCGCCTGGCGGCGGCCTATCCGAGCGAGGAAGCCTTCGGATCGGTGGCGCGCGCCGAATCGCCGGCGGGTGGCGCCGCGGCCCCGACCGCGCGCCGCGCATCGCTCTGA